A portion of the Bdellovibrio bacteriovorus genome contains these proteins:
- a CDS encoding response regulator transcription factor → MTNIFLLEDDPIVGKAIQLQLELESYKVEWAQSLADARRKLAASTAGTDLFILDVNLPDGDGYEFCQWLRSQEHKNPVIFLTARTDEESVVRGFDEGANDYIRKPFSNKEMIARIKNQLSDKKATLDLVRFAGLTLIKNQQILKNGEALISLNRREFEILTVFFEQPETILTREQLMDRLASGDEIYDRTVDSHISHIRAKLQKNGVKEVKINSVYGQGYRLERAV, encoded by the coding sequence ATGACGAACATTTTTTTACTAGAAGACGACCCTATTGTAGGAAAAGCAATTCAACTTCAGTTGGAACTAGAGTCCTATAAAGTGGAATGGGCCCAATCCCTCGCCGATGCTCGTCGCAAACTAGCGGCCTCTACGGCTGGCACGGATTTGTTTATCTTGGATGTCAATCTTCCGGACGGGGACGGCTATGAGTTCTGCCAATGGTTGCGCAGCCAAGAACATAAAAATCCGGTGATATTTTTAACGGCTAGGACCGATGAAGAAAGTGTCGTGCGCGGATTTGATGAAGGGGCTAACGATTACATTCGTAAGCCTTTTAGCAATAAAGAAATGATCGCACGTATTAAAAATCAACTTTCTGATAAAAAGGCGACGCTAGATTTAGTGCGCTTTGCTGGACTTACCTTGATTAAAAATCAGCAGATCCTTAAAAATGGCGAAGCCCTTATCAGCTTAAATCGCCGTGAATTTGAAATCCTGACGGTGTTCTTTGAACAGCCTGAAACTATTTTGACTCGCGAACAATTGATGGATCGTTTGGCGTCCGGCGATGAGATTTATGATCGCACCGTCGATTCGCACATCAGTCATATTCGCGCAAAGTTGCAAAAAAATGGTGTGAAAGAAGTCAAGATCAACTCTGT